In Streptomyces paludis, the genomic stretch AATACGCCGAGCAACTGGGGCTCACCGGTGCCCCGGCCACCATCGGCGAGCTGGAGCGGTGGATGGCGAAGGCCAAGGCCGCCAAGATCCTTCCCGTCCAGATCGGGATGCAGGACGGGGTCGGCACCTTCGCGCTCCAGGCGCTGATCAACCAGTACGGGGACAAGTCGGACCTGATCGACTGGATGTTCAACAAGCCGGGGGCCACCTTCGACACCGAGGCGAGCCTCAAGGGCGCCACGGTCTTCAAGAAGTGGGCCGACGCCGGATACTTCCCGTCCGACGTCAACGCGATCAACTACACGACGATGGTCTCCAACTTCCAGGCGGGCAAGGGCCTGCTGATGTTCAACGGCAACTGGGACGCCGCCGGAACCGACAAGGCGATGGGACAGGGGGCCGCCCGGTTCGTCCTCGCGCCTCCGGCGGCCGACGGCGGCCCGTATGTCGCGATGGGCGCCGCCAACTCGTTCTCCATCCCCGCCAAGGCGAAGAACGCCGACGCGGCGGCCTTCTTCCTGAACTGGATCCACACCGACCCCAAGGCCCGTCAGATCGTGGTCGACGTCACGGGCGCGTCCCCCGGCGGCGACCCCTCGCAGCCGCTGCCGAAGGTGAAGGACGGCTCGCTGATCGCACAGGCCCTCGCGGCATCGGCGAAGGTCGGATCCGACGACGGCTTCGTCGACTTCATGGCCAACACCACGGCGGGCATCTACGCGGGCGCCTTCCAGCCGGACGAGCAGAAGCTGCTGACCCGGCGGATGGAGCCCAAGGCGTTCGTCGCGGCCATCCAGGAGTTCTACGTCAAGGAGCTGGCCGGCTCATGACCCGCGATGTCCGTACGCATGAGGACCCGAAGCCGGCCGCGGCGGCCGTGCGGCGACCCGAGGAGGGCGCTCATGCCGCGGGCGTCGGAACAACCCGGGGCCGGGCCGGCCGCGCCGGTCGGCCCGGCCGGCCCGGCCGCGCCTCCGGGCGGGGGAGGGCGGGGCGGAGGAGTGTCACCGGCTGGCTCTTCGTCCTGCCGGCGCTGGCGTTCTTCTGCGCGTTCGTGATCTACCCGCTGCTGACGGCCGTGCAGTACTCGTTCTACCGCTGGAACGGAATCGGCGCCTCCACCTGGGTCGGTCTCGACAACTACATCCGGGTGTTCACCGACCCGGCGCTGCTGATCTCGATCGTCAACGCGCTGATCCTCATTGTCTTCTTCACGGTGATCCCGGTCGCCAGTGGCCTGGCGCTGGCGACCCTGATCCGTACGGTGCGGCCCGGTCCCTTCGCCACGGTCGCCCGTACGGTGCTGTTCCTGCCGCAGATCATCCCGCTGGTGGCCGCCGGTATCGCCTGGTCGTGGATGTACGCGCAGACCGGCACGGTCAACACCCTCCTCGAATCCGTCGGCCTGGGCTCGCTCTCCCGCTCCTGGCTGGCGGAGTTCGGGACCGCCCTTCCCGCGGTCGGCCTCATCGGCTCCTGGGTGCTCACGGGCCTGTGCACCATCCTGCTGCTCACCGGCATCGGAAAGATCGACGCGTCCCTCTACGAGGCGGCGCGGATCGACGGCGCGGGCTGGTGGCGGGAGTTCGTGACCGTCACGCTTCCCGGGCTGCGGCGCGAGATCGCCGTACTGGTCACCATCACCGTGATCGCCGCGCTGAGCAGCTTCGACATCATCTACACCACCACCAAGGGCGGTCCGGGGACCAGCACGCTCGTCCCCGGTATCTCGATCTTCCGGCTCGCCTTCACCCAGAGCGAGGTCGGTCTGGCGTCCGCCCTCGGCATCGTCCTTCTCGCACTCGTCCTGCTGACGGTGCTGCCCATTCAGCTGCTGACAAGGGACAGAGACTGATGGTCGTCAACAAGACGGAAGCGATCATCGGACGCGTCGTCCTCGTCCTGGTGCTGATCGTCACCGTGCTGCCGCTCCTCGGAATGCTCTCCGGAGCGCTCCAGCCCGCTGACCGTATCCCCGAAGGATTCTCCTGGCCCAGCGATCCCCAGTGGGGCAACTTCGCCGTCGCCTTCCGGACCGCCCACGTCTGGCAGCTGCTCGGCTCCAGCACGCTCATCATCCTCGGCGTCGTCCCGCTCAGCCTGCTCCTGGCGACCATGGCCGGCTATGCCCTGGGCAATCTGCGTATCCCCGGCGGACGATTCGTCTTCCTTCTGCTCCTGCTGGGCCTGACGATCCCCTTCGAGGCGATCATCATCCCGCTGTACTACGAGATCACCGCCCTGGGGCTGCTCAACACCCAGTGGGCGATCATCCTGCCGCTGATCGGGCTCTACATGCCGTTCAGCGTCGTCTGGATGCGCGCGCACTTCGCCGGGGTGCCCGCCGAACTCTCCGAGGCGGCCCGTATCGACGGAGCCAGTACCTTCCAGGAGATCCGCCGTATCCAGATCCCGCTGGCCATGCCCGCCCTCTCCGCCCTGGCGATCCTGCTGTTCCTCTGGACCTGGAACCAGTTCCTGCTCCCGCTGGTCCTGGTCGACGATCCCGACAAACGCACCATGGCCGGCGCCCTGGGGGCGTTCCAGGGGCAGTACCTCAACCAGCTCCCCCTGCTCTTCGCGGGCGCGCTGATCATCATGCTGCCGACGATCGTGGTCTACGTCATTTTCCAGCGCCAGTTCATCAAGGCGCTGCTCCAGGGCGCGGTCAAGGGCTGAGAAGCCCTTCCTTCCCGTCCACAGCCACAGCTGTCCACAACCACAGCACAAGGATTTCGGATGACGTTTCGCTTGGACCACGCCTGGGTGTGGGACTTCTGGTTCGCCGACGACGGCGACACCTTCCATCTCTTCTACCTCCACGCCCCCAAGAGCCTGGGGGACCCCGAGCTGAGGCACCGCAATGCCCGGATCGGGCACGCGACCTCCGCCGATCTGGTCGACTGGCGGGATCACGGCCCGGTCCTCGCCCCGGGCCGGCCCGGGGCCTTCGACGGGACCGCCACCTGGACGGGCAGTGTGGTCCGGGGCCCCGACGGCGTCTGGCGGATGTTCTACACAGGAGCACGCTTCCTCGACACCGGCGGCAACATCGAGACCGTCGGTGTGGCAGTCTCCACCGATCTGCACACCTGGACGAAGCGGCCCGGTCCGCTCGTCGAGGCGGACAGCCGCTGGTACGAGAAGCTGGGGGACTCCAGCTGGCCCGAAGAGGCATGGCGCGATCCCTGGGTGTTCCCGGACCCGGCCGGTGACGGCTGGCACATGCTTCTCACCGCCCGGGCCAACCACGGTCCCGTGGACGACCGGGGCGTGATCGGGCACGCCACGTCACCGGACCTCCAGGAGTGGACGGTACGGGCACCCCTCAGCGACCCGGGTGCGGGCTTCGCGCATCTGGAGGTCCCCCAGGTCGCGACCGTGGACGGCGAGACCGTACTGCTGCTGTCCTGCGACACCCCCCGGCTCTCCGCGGCCCGGCGGACGGCCGGCGGGACCGGCGGCGTCTGGAGCGTCCCCGCCGCCACGGCCCTGGGCCCGTACGCGGTGGAGGACGCCCGGCTGGTCGTCGGTGAATCCCTCTACAGCGGGCGTCTCATCGAGGACCGGAGCGGCCGGACCGTACTGCTGGCCTTCGACAACTCCCATGACGGCGAAGGATTCGCCGGCGCGCTGTCCGACCCCGTAAGGGTGAGCTGGTCACCGGACCGGCGCGGTCTCGTGCCGCGGGCCCTCCTGAGCGAAGGCAGTCCGGAATGAACACCATCCGCGTCGAGGGCACCACCGCCCCGGGATTCTCGTCCCTCGCGGAGGTCTTCTCCGCCGCCTTCACGGACCACGACGGCATGGGCGCGGCGCTCTGCGTCCGAGTGGCCGGAGAGACGGTGGCCGATCTGTGGGGCGGAACCGCCGACGCGCGCGACCGCTCGCCCTGGACGAAGGACACCACCAGCGTCATCTTCTCCTGCACCAAGGGCCTGGTCTCCCTCCTCGCGGCCCGCCTCGTGCAGGACGGCCTCCTCGACTGGCGGACCCCCGTCGCGGCCCACTGGCCCGAGTTCGCCGCCGCCGGCAAGGAGCGGATCACGGTCGCCGATCTCCTCGCCCACCGGTCCGGGCTCTCGGCGCCGCGTGCGCTCCTCACCGTCGAGGAGGCCATCGACTGGGACACCGTCACCGGCCTGCTCGCGGCCCAGGAACCGCTGTGGCCCCCGGGCGAGGGGCACGCGTACCACGCCCTCACCCACGGCTGGCTCGCCGGTGAGGTCATCCGCCGTGTGACCGGCAGAACGGTCGGCCAGTACTTCGACGACCTCATCGCCACGCCGCTCCACGCCGACGCGTGGATCGGCCTGCCTCATCCGGTACGGCGTCAGGTCGCCCACCTGCGGGCCGGCCCGAGCCTCACCGCGCTCGTCGCACAACAGGCCGCGGCACGGCCGGCCGGGGAAGTCGACTGGTCCGACCGGGCCATGACCCTCGGGAAGGCGTTCCCGGCGGAACTCGTCGCCGACGAGGGGGGCTTCAACGATCCCCGGATACAGGCCGCGGAGCTGCCGGGAGCGGGCGGTATCGCCTCGGCCCGGGCCCTGGCCGCGATCTGGTCGGCCACCGTGGTGGAGACCGACGGCGTACGGCTGCTGGAAGCGGGCACCGTGGACGACGCCATCCGGCCGCAGACCGAAGGCACTCCGGTCTTCGGCGGTCCACCGCCGTACCCCCGGTGGGGCATGGGGTTCCAACTGCCCTCTCTCGCACGCGAGTATCTCGGGCCCGCCTCCTTCGGGCACGACGGCGCCGGCGGGCAGGTCGCCTTCGCCGATGTGACGCACCAGGTCGGATTCGCCTTCCTGACCAACCTCATGGAAGCGGGCACCGACCACCGGGCCACCGCGCTCGTGGACGAACTGCGCCGCATCCTCCGCGACAGGCCACGCCCATGAAGGATTCACGTACACACGACAGGCCGTCCGCGCTGGTGGTCGGAGAGAGCGTTCTCGACATCGTCGACACCCCTCAGGGCCGGACCCGGCATCCGGGCGGCTCACCGATGAACGTCGCCGTCGGGCTGGCGAGACTGGGCGTTCCGACCCAGCTGTTCACCCAGCTCGGCGCCGACACCGCCGGCGCGCTCATCGCCGGCCACCTCCGCGAGGCCGGTGTGGAGATCGTCCCCGCGTCCTTCACGGCCTCTCCGACGAACACCGCCACGGCGACTCTTCACCCCGACGGCTCGGCGGAATACGCGTTCGTCATGGAGTGGGCCCCGCCCGGACCGGTGCCCCTGCCCGCCGTGGAGCTGATCCATGTCGGCTCGCTCGGCGCGTTTCTTCGGCCGGGAGCCGATACGGTCGAGGACTTCCTCGCCCGCGTACCGGACTCCGTGACGATCAGCTTCGACCCGAACATCCGCCCCTCACTGCTCCACGACAGAACGGACGCCGTACAGCGGTTCGAACGCCTCGCTCGCCGAGCCGACATCGTCAAGCTCAGCGACGAGGACGCCGCCTGGCTCTACCCGGCGCGCAGCGACGCACACGTACTCGCGGGCCTGCTCGACGCAGGCGCGGAACTGGCGATCATCACCCTCGGCGCCAAGGGAGCCAAACTCGCGACCCCGGCCGCGACCGCGACCGTCCCCGCCCCCACCGTGCAGGCCGTGGACACGATCGGCGCGGGTGACAGCTTCATGTCCGCGATCCTCGCCACCCTCCTCAACGAGCAACGACCCCCCGGCCCCCTCGGCCCCACCACCCTGGAACACCTCGGCACCCGCGCGGCCCTGGCAGCCGCCCTCACCGTCCAACGAGAGGCAGCACAACCCCCCACCCAGACCGAACTCCACACCGCCACAAGCCCCCCGCCCCACACCTGACACACGGACGCGGCACGACAACGCCGAAAGACGAGACCTACCCGATCGGAGCCGGCTCTCTCAGCACTCGATGATGTTCACCGCGAGCCCGCCCCGGGCCGTCTCCTTGTATTTGACGGACATGTCGGCGCCCGTCTCCTTCATGGTCTTGATGACCTTGTCGAGGGAGACCTTGTGGCTGCCGTCGCCGCGCAGGGCCATCTTCGCCGCCGTGACCGCCTTGACCGCGGCCATGCCGTTGCGTTCGATGCAGGGGATCTGGACGAGGCCGCCGACGGGGTCGCAGGTGAGGCCGAGGTTGTGTTCCATGCCGATCTCGGCGGCGTTCTCGACCTGTTCGGCCGAGCCGCCGAGGACCTCGGCCAGGGCGCCGGCGGCCATGGAGCAGGCGGAGCCCACCTCGCCCTGGCAGCCGACCTCGGCGCCGGAGATGGAGGCGTTCTCCTTGAAGAGCATGCCGATGGCGCCGGCGGCGAGGAGGAAGCGGACGACGTTGTCGTCCTTCTCGGTCTCGGTGGCGCCGCCCGCCGCGAAGTTCACGTAGTAGTGGAGGACGGCCGGGATGATGCCGGCGGCGCCGTTGGTGGGGGCGGTGACGACCCGGCCGCCGGCGGCGTTCTCCTCGTTGACGGCCATGGCGTAGAGGGTGATCCACTCCATCGCGTGCGCCTGCGCGTCGCCCTCCGCGCGCAGCTGCCGCGCCGAGTGGGCGGCGCGGCGGCGGACCTTGAGGCCGCCGGGGAGGATGCCCTCGCGGGCCATCCCGCGGGCCACGCACGCCTGCATGACGCGCCAGATCTCCAGCAGCCCGGCGCGGATCTCGTCCTCGGTACGCCATGCCTTCTCGTTCTCCAGCATCAGCGCGGAGATCGACAGACCGGTCTCGGAGGCGAGCCGGAGCAGTTCGTCGCCGGTGCGGAAGGGGTGGGTGAGCGGGGTGTCGTCGAGTTTGATGCGGTTCTCGCCGAGGGCCTCCTCGTCCACGACGAAGCCGCCGCCCACCGAGTAGTACGTCTTCTCCAGCAGCGAGCCGCCGTCGGCGTCGTACGCGGCGACCGTCATTCCGTTCGCGTGGTACGGCAGGGCCTTGCGGCGGTGCAGGACCAGGTCCGTACCGGTGTCGAAGGCGATCTCGTGCATACCGAGGAGGTTCAGCCGGCCGCTCGTGCGGATACGTTCCGCCTCGGCGTCGGCGCTCTCCACGTCCACCGTCCGGGGGGAGTTCCCCGCCAGCCCCAGCAGTACGGCCTTGGGGGTGCCGTGGCCGTGGCCGGTCGCGCCGAGGGAGCCGTACAGCTCGGCGCGGACCGAGACGGTGTGCGCGAGCAGGCCCTCGTTCTTCAGCCGGCGGGCGAACATCCGGGCCGCGCGCATCGGGCCGACCGTGTGGGAGCTGGACGGGCCGATGCCGATCGAGAACAGGTCGAAGACCGAGATGGCCACGGGGCTACTCCTTGATGCGGGAGGTGGTGCGGGGAGTGTGGGGTGCGGGGGTCGTGCCCCGGTGCGGTGCGCGGGGGTGGTGCGCCGAAGGGGTGCGGTGCGCCGAAGGGGTGCGTGCGGCAGCCCGTACGTGGCACCGGGGCACCGCGCCGCTCCGATCGGGAGCCGCACGGTGCCCCGGCGGACACCAGGCGTACGGGCTGTACGGGTCGTACGGGGTCGTACGGGGTCGTACGGGGTGGCTACAGGCCGGGGTACAGCGGGTGCTTCGCGGCCAGCTCGGAGACCCGGGCGGCCAGCGCGTCGCGGTCGAACTCGGGCTTCAGCGCCGCCGCGATGATCTCCGCGACCTCGGTGAAGTCCTCGGCCGTGAAGCCGCGCGTCGCCAGCGCCGGGGTGCCGATGCGCAGACCCGAGGTGACCATCGGGGGCCGCGGGTCGTTCGGGACGGCGTTCCGGTTGACCGTGATGCCCAGCTCGTGGAGCCGGTCCTCGGCCTGCTGGCCGTCCAGCTCGGAGTTGCGCAGATCGACCAGGACCAGATGGACGTCCGTACCGCCGGAGAGCACGGAGACGCCGACCTCGGTCACGTCCGGCAGGCCCAGCCGCTCGGCGAGGATCCGGGCGCCGTCCAGGGTGCGCTGCTGGCGCTCCTTGAACTCGTCCGTGGCCGCCACC encodes the following:
- a CDS encoding carbohydrate kinase family protein, with translation MKDSRTHDRPSALVVGESVLDIVDTPQGRTRHPGGSPMNVAVGLARLGVPTQLFTQLGADTAGALIAGHLREAGVEIVPASFTASPTNTATATLHPDGSAEYAFVMEWAPPGPVPLPAVELIHVGSLGAFLRPGADTVEDFLARVPDSVTISFDPNIRPSLLHDRTDAVQRFERLARRADIVKLSDEDAAWLYPARSDAHVLAGLLDAGAELAIITLGAKGAKLATPAATATVPAPTVQAVDTIGAGDSFMSAILATLLNEQRPPGPLGPTTLEHLGTRAALAAALTVQREAAQPPTQTELHTATSPPPHT
- a CDS encoding carbohydrate ABC transporter permease — translated: MTRDVRTHEDPKPAAAAVRRPEEGAHAAGVGTTRGRAGRAGRPGRPGRASGRGRAGRRSVTGWLFVLPALAFFCAFVIYPLLTAVQYSFYRWNGIGASTWVGLDNYIRVFTDPALLISIVNALILIVFFTVIPVASGLALATLIRTVRPGPFATVARTVLFLPQIIPLVAAGIAWSWMYAQTGTVNTLLESVGLGSLSRSWLAEFGTALPAVGLIGSWVLTGLCTILLLTGIGKIDASLYEAARIDGAGWWREFVTVTLPGLRREIAVLVTITVIAALSSFDIIYTTTKGGPGTSTLVPGISIFRLAFTQSEVGLASALGIVLLALVLLTVLPIQLLTRDRD
- a CDS encoding L-serine ammonia-lyase; protein product: MAISVFDLFSIGIGPSSSHTVGPMRAARMFARRLKNEGLLAHTVSVRAELYGSLGATGHGHGTPKAVLLGLAGNSPRTVDVESADAEAERIRTSGRLNLLGMHEIAFDTGTDLVLHRRKALPYHANGMTVAAYDADGGSLLEKTYYSVGGGFVVDEEALGENRIKLDDTPLTHPFRTGDELLRLASETGLSISALMLENEKAWRTEDEIRAGLLEIWRVMQACVARGMAREGILPGGLKVRRRAAHSARQLRAEGDAQAHAMEWITLYAMAVNEENAAGGRVVTAPTNGAAGIIPAVLHYYVNFAAGGATETEKDDNVVRFLLAAGAIGMLFKENASISGAEVGCQGEVGSACSMAAGALAEVLGGSAEQVENAAEIGMEHNLGLTCDPVGGLVQIPCIERNGMAAVKAVTAAKMALRGDGSHKVSLDKVIKTMKETGADMSVKYKETARGGLAVNIIEC
- a CDS encoding glycoside hydrolase family protein, whose translation is MTFRLDHAWVWDFWFADDGDTFHLFYLHAPKSLGDPELRHRNARIGHATSADLVDWRDHGPVLAPGRPGAFDGTATWTGSVVRGPDGVWRMFYTGARFLDTGGNIETVGVAVSTDLHTWTKRPGPLVEADSRWYEKLGDSSWPEEAWRDPWVFPDPAGDGWHMLLTARANHGPVDDRGVIGHATSPDLQEWTVRAPLSDPGAGFAHLEVPQVATVDGETVLLLSCDTPRLSAARRTAGGTGGVWSVPAATALGPYAVEDARLVVGESLYSGRLIEDRSGRTVLLAFDNSHDGEGFAGALSDPVRVSWSPDRRGLVPRALLSEGSPE
- a CDS encoding ABC transporter substrate-binding protein is translated as MALKSIRPRPGRSTASSPVRCPAVVAAAAVGALALAGCAPGSPAASPTGQGEVSLKLTSDKITIRIQDESGFPVSDDLAAEFTKQHPNVTFKVVRDSFANLTANAPRLLAGANAPDLIRLPTMGDTVRDGLLTNLDPYFKGYGWDKFPAGQLAPSRMSQEGVRGEGSLYQMGLGYSVTGIYVNQKYAEQLGLTGAPATIGELERWMAKAKAAKILPVQIGMQDGVGTFALQALINQYGDKSDLIDWMFNKPGATFDTEASLKGATVFKKWADAGYFPSDVNAINYTTMVSNFQAGKGLLMFNGNWDAAGTDKAMGQGAARFVLAPPAADGGPYVAMGAANSFSIPAKAKNADAAAFFLNWIHTDPKARQIVVDVTGASPGGDPSQPLPKVKDGSLIAQALAASAKVGSDDGFVDFMANTTAGIYAGAFQPDEQKLLTRRMEPKAFVAAIQEFYVKELAGS
- a CDS encoding carbohydrate ABC transporter permease, with the translated sequence MVVNKTEAIIGRVVLVLVLIVTVLPLLGMLSGALQPADRIPEGFSWPSDPQWGNFAVAFRTAHVWQLLGSSTLIILGVVPLSLLLATMAGYALGNLRIPGGRFVFLLLLLGLTIPFEAIIIPLYYEITALGLLNTQWAIILPLIGLYMPFSVVWMRAHFAGVPAELSEAARIDGASTFQEIRRIQIPLAMPALSALAILLFLWTWNQFLLPLVLVDDPDKRTMAGALGAFQGQYLNQLPLLFAGALIIMLPTIVVYVIFQRQFIKALLQGAVKG
- a CDS encoding serine hydrolase domain-containing protein; translation: MNTIRVEGTTAPGFSSLAEVFSAAFTDHDGMGAALCVRVAGETVADLWGGTADARDRSPWTKDTTSVIFSCTKGLVSLLAARLVQDGLLDWRTPVAAHWPEFAAAGKERITVADLLAHRSGLSAPRALLTVEEAIDWDTVTGLLAAQEPLWPPGEGHAYHALTHGWLAGEVIRRVTGRTVGQYFDDLIATPLHADAWIGLPHPVRRQVAHLRAGPSLTALVAQQAAARPAGEVDWSDRAMTLGKAFPAELVADEGGFNDPRIQAAELPGAGGIASARALAAIWSATVVETDGVRLLEAGTVDDAIRPQTEGTPVFGGPPPYPRWGMGFQLPSLAREYLGPASFGHDGAGGQVAFADVTHQVGFAFLTNLMEAGTDHRATALVDELRRILRDRPRP